The DNA segment AGGAGAACCTGGAAAAGGAGAACGTTGATTATGTATAAACGTTTCATCATACTACTTACTGAATAGTGGCTACTGGATACTGACTACTGGATACCCAGGCTGACCCCCTGCTCATGAAAAACTCTTCAGCCTCTCCCCTGCGTCGTCCTTGCCCGCTATGCACTGCAGGGCCCTGGGGACGATGGAGATATCGAACCGGTTGACATAGGGCCACAGCTCTCCGTCCACCTGGGCCGACATGGGGGTTTCCGACTCCACCGTGACCCTGGTCAGCTTGCCCATGGTCACCTGGCGGATCTCGGTATGCCTTCCCTTGAAGGTCTTGGGGACATGATTGAAGAATTCCAGCCAGGTCAGCTTGTGGATCAGGCAGAGGTCCAGCAGGCCGTCGTCCACTTTGGCCCCGGGGTTCAGATAATACCCGCCGCCCACGCTCTTGCCGTTGGTGATCTCGGCCACCAGCGTCTGGTGCCAGACCTTGCCCTGCCCGAAGTCAAAGGACATCTTCTGGCCCTTGTAGCGCAGCAGAGCCTTGACGGTGGCCCAAAGATACAGCTTCAGGTCCCGCAGGCCCTTGATCTTCAGCTTCTCTATTATCACCTCGCCGTCCAGGCCTATGCCCACGCAGTTGAAAAAGTACCGCTCCAGCTTCTGCCCTCCGGGCAGGGGCGAGCTGACCGTTCCGGCGTCCACCATCATGGTCTGCCGGTCGCGAATGGCCTCCACCGCCTGGGGGATGGAACGGCCGATCTTAAGCGACTTGGCAAAGTCGTCTCCCGAGCCCAGCGGGATCATGCCGAACACCGCCTGGCTGCCCACCAAAGCCCCGGCCACTTCGCCGGCCAGCCCGTCGCCGCCGGCGGCCACGATGATCTGAAATCCGCGCTCAATGGCCTCCTTGGCCAGCCTGGCTCCGTCGCCCTCGTGGTCGGTCAAGGCCAGCTCAAAGTTAAGCCCGTAGGCCGTGAATAGCGCCTTTACCTGCTCGGCATGCCCGGCCGCCTCTCCGCCATGGGCCTTGGGATTCAGGATGATCTTGTGTCTTTGCATCTTTACCTTTTTTCACCACCAAGGCACAAAGACACCAATTTATGATCTCTTTGTGCCTTTGTGTCTTTGTGGTTTAATTAAATTTCGGCGATAGCCTCGATCTCAATTTTCGCATCCTTGGGCAGACGGGTCACCTGGAAGGCCGAGCGGGCCGGGGGCGCCTGCTGGAAGTACTCTCCGTAGACCTCGTTCATGGCGGCAAAGTCGTTCATGTCGGCCATAAAGACCGTGCACTTGATGACTTTCTTGAGATTGGAGCCGCCGGCTTCCAGCACTGCCTTCAGGTTCTCCATCACCTGCTTGGTCTGGGCCTTGATATCCCCTTCCACCAGCTGGCCGGTCTTGGGGTCCAGCGGGATCTGCCCGGAGGTGAAGACCAGCTTGTTGTCGTACTGCACGCCCTGGGAATAGGGTCCGATGGCGCCCGGAGCTTT comes from the bacterium genome and includes:
- a CDS encoding diacylglycerol kinase family lipid kinase → MQRHKIILNPKAHGGEAAGHAEQVKALFTAYGLNFELALTDHEGDGARLAKEAIERGFQIIVAAGGDGLAGEVAGALVGSQAVFGMIPLGSGDDFAKSLKIGRSIPQAVEAIRDRQTMMVDAGTVSSPLPGGQKLERYFFNCVGIGLDGEVIIEKLKIKGLRDLKLYLWATVKALLRYKGQKMSFDFGQGKVWHQTLVAEITNGKSVGGGYYLNPGAKVDDGLLDLCLIHKLTWLEFFNHVPKTFKGRHTEIRQVTMGKLTRVTVESETPMSAQVDGELWPYVNRFDISIVPRALQCIAGKDDAGERLKSFS
- a CDS encoding RidA family protein; amino-acid sequence: MRQIIKTEKAPGAIGPYSQGVQYDNKLVFTSGQIPLDPKTGQLVEGDIKAQTKQVMENLKAVLEAGGSNLKKVIKCTVFMADMNDFAAMNEVYGEYFQQAPPARSAFQVTRLPKDAKIEIEAIAEI